CCAGAAGCAGCCCCCGGCCGCCATGCCATGGGCGGTTGCCCTATTGCGAGGTCGACTCGCCCGTCGTTGCGGTGGGCAGTGGGCCGGCGGCCCGGACGACCGCGAAGGCCATCCCGTCGTGGCCTTTCACACCGACCAGCTGGACGACCGCCGCGGCGACTCGCGGGTCGCCTGCGAGTGCTGCGTTGAATCGCTGAACGCCTACCGGCAGGGCGCGCGCCAGCCAGATGGTGCTGTAGCCGCCGAGCTCAGTCGGCGTCGGCGATCTCCGGGTCCCCGGCGAGCTCGACGCGGCTGACCGTCGGGTCGTCGGCGAGCGCAACGACCTCCCGGGCGCTGAGTGTGCCGCGCTCGGCTCCGGCGGCTGCGCCGCGGTGCACCACCACCATCAGGGCCGGCAGGTCGGGATGGCGCAGCAGCAGCGCGCGCAGCTCGCTCGACAGCGACGCGGCGACCTCGGCGGCGCGGGCGTCCTGGCGGCGGAGCTCGTCGGGGTCCGCCGCCGTCCCGGTGGCAACCGACACCGTCACCTCCCGGATCTCGCCGGTGCCCTCGTCGCGGACGACGAAGGTCTCGTGTTTCCCGGCGGGCACGAAGGCAAGCCGCAACGGGCGACGATCGAGCTCGACGAGCCGCTCGACCGGCCGCCCGAGGATCGCGGCGACCTGCGCGAGCGACACCGTCACTTCGCCCTCGTCCACTCCACCGGCTCCTTGGCGCCTAGGGACAGAGATCGTAGTGCGTGGTCCACGCGACGCCGTACCAGCTGGCGAAGGTGGACGGGACGCTGAAGCCGCGGATCTTGATCGTGTACGCACCGGGCTTCGTGACGGGGAACTCGACGAACTCGTAGCTCGAGTCCCACGAGGCGCCCCACCCCACGAGCACGCCATCCGGGTCGTAGACCCACAGGTCCAGGTCAGCGTCGAGCACGCTGCTCGTCGGGCTCCCTCCACTCGCGGCCACCTTGCTGTTCCAGGCCAGGGCGACGCGAATGCGGCTGGCGTTGCTGAAGCTCTGGACCTTCCAGGACTTGGTGAAGAACCCGCCGGAGAAATCGCCAGCCCGCATGAAGCCGTAGTCGTGGGCGCGGAACTGCGCCTTGCTGCCGGACTCGCGCCGGCCCGCGGTCCACATCCCGTAAAGCGCGTTGACGAGGCGGTCCCGTCCTTGCCGTCCGACCAGGTTGCGAAGCTCGCGCCGTCGGCGAGCTGGAAGTTCGCCGTGGCGAGCATGATCGCCCGAATCGCCTCCGGCCAGATCTTCAGGCTCGGATTGTGGCTCATGAGGACGGCGGCGATGGATGCGGCGACCGGCGTCGCGCAGCTCGTGCCGCCGAAGCTCGATCCGAGCAGCTCATGGCGGCTGCCCGGCGCCGCGATCGCCGGCACCTCCCGATCGCCATGGGTGCTCGTCGGGTTCTTCCACGAGCTGGAGGAGGCGATCGCGTCATTGCAACGGTCACCGTCGCCGTCGTTCAGGATGTTCGCGACGCCCATGACGTTGAAGCCCTTGCCGGACGCGTAGGCGTCGGAGGCGGCCTGGTTGCCCGCGGACGTGAAGATGCTCGGGTACGGCCAGCGCGTGGCCCAGTAGTCGAAGTAGACGTCGCGGCTGTGCAGCCCACCGCTCGTCTCCTCGGAGCCGAAGTGCCAGCTCATGGTCACAACGTTGACGCCCTGCCCGCGGGCCCAGTCGTAGCGGTCGGTGTAGGAGGAGGCGTTGGCGAGCAGGACCTCGGCATCGGGCGCGTAGCCCTGCCAGCTCCCCGAGCACCCGCCACCCGTGGTCCAGCGGTTCCCGATGATGCCGACGCTCTTCGTCATGTGGTCGTTGGCCGCTGCGGAGGCGTCCTGAGTGGCCACGATGTTGAAGCATCCGGCCGCCACGTTCGTCGTGCCCCCCTCGAGCACGGCGATGCGCACGCCGGCACCCTTCGCCCCGCTCGCGTGGACGGTGTTGGTCCGGGTGGTCGGCAGGGACTCGGCGATGGTGGGGTAGTCGGGAATCTCCTGCTCCGCGTCAAGCCCGATGAAGGCGATCCGCTTGTCCCGGCTGAGCTCCCGCACCACCCGCAGGGGCAGCTCCGTGCGGATGAAAGGTCCGGACGGCCGGGGCTGCGTGTCCTCGCCGACGTCGTAGCGCCGGAGGGTCTCGAGATGCGCCGCGGCGGTCTGCTCGGCGACCTGCTCCACGTGCCGCGCGGCCCGTTGGCTGATGTCGCGGAGCCGCCTCGCCGTGAGCTTGCTCGCGTCGATCTCCGTCTTGTCGAGGTCGACCGGGTGCTCGTCGACGGCGTAGCGGACGAGGACGGGAACCCGCTGGTCCTCCTCACCTCCGCGCTCCTCCAGCAGGTTGTGGAGCGCCTCCTGGAGGTTGCCATAGCGTTCACGCGCCGCGGCCTGCTCCTGCCGCTCCAGCTTTGTGAGGTCGACCCGCTTGCCCGAGGGGTCGAGCGCCACCTGCTGGCTCGTGCCCGACTCGCGGTCCGCGACCTTGTAGAGCCGCACATGGCTGCCGAGGTTCGGCAGCCTCACCTCCGCTTCGCCGAGGATGAGCAGCCGCTTGAGGGCGATCTTCGACGCTCTGGCGACGGCCCGTACCTGCTCCTGGGTCTGCTGGTCGAACGCCTCCGCGTCCTCGTGCTCGAACATCCCGCCTCCTGTTCCGCCTGGCAAACCCGTGCGCACGCCCCGCGGCGTGCAGTCGTCACGGCTTACCCAGGAGAGGAGCGCGGGCCCGGTCCTGATACGCACGCTCCCGCGGCGGGCGTCCGGAAACCCGGAGGCGGCAGGCGCCTTATTTGAAGCGCGCGGCAACGTCTCTGACCGTCACCGGTTGTGCTGGCGGCGTACATCGGCGAGTAGAGCCTTCGGGGAGACGCGAGGTGACGACCCATGTGGCCCGCCGGCTGGTGGTCCTCGTCCCGACATGGCTCGGCATCTCGTTGTTCACGTTCACGCTCGACAGCATGTCGCCGGGCGACCCGGCAGAGCCGAACCAGCAGCTCGACGAGCCGCCCACCTGACCAGGGGCCGCAGGCCCTCAGGCGGCGCAGACGAGGTGGCGCTCTTCGGGCTGCGCCGGGGGCTGCGCCGGGTCCTCGGGCGGTGGATGGACCGGCAGCCAGTGGCAGTCGTGGAGGTCCTCGGCGAGCGCGAGCACGACGTGGTCCTGCAGCCGGCGCAGCGCCTCCTGGCCGGCCCGGTCGAGGTCGTTGCCCAGCACCGCGAAGTGGTAACGCGCCGACCCCGGCCCGGCGACGACCCCCGACAGGGCGTTCACGTCGACGAGCGAGCCGGTCTTACCGCGCAGCCGGCGGTCGGCGACCGTGCCGACGAGGCGGCGCTGCAGGGTGCCGCTCTCCCCGGCGACGGCCATGAGGCCCTGCCAGTGCCCGCCGTAGTTGGAGCTGGTCATCGCCCGGTCGAGAGCCGCGAGGAACGCGGGTGACAGACGGTCGCCCCGGGAAAGGCCCGACCCGTCGGCGAGCACGGTGCCGGCAAGATCGAGGTCGAGCACCGACAGGGCCCGCTGCGTCGCGGCCGCCGAGCCCGCCCACGACGCGTCTCCCGCGGCCGCACCGACCGTGCGGAAGATCGCATCGGCGAGATGGTTGTCGCTGCGCTGCACCATGTAGCGCAGCAGGTCGGTCATCGGCGGGCTCCCGACCCTGGCGATCAGCACTGGCGCGGCCGGCGGGGCCTGCGTGGACCCCGCGCTGCCGTCGACGACCACCCCCCGCTCGAGCAGCAGACCGTGCAGGGAGGCCACCGCGGTCGCGGCCGGATCCGGCGCGGGTTCCGAGCGAAGCCGGCCGCCCTCGTAGAAGAGCACCCGGCCGCCGTCCGCGGTCAGGCCCGACGAGCGGCTCGTGTCGCCCTTCTCGAAGTAGCGGGGCAGCCAACCGGGGGCCTCGGGCTCGTGGGGGAAAAGCCGGGGGTCGCCGTAGACGCTGCCGGTGATGCGGGTGACCCCGGCCGCCACGACGCCGTCGGCCAGTGCCTCCATCGGCGTACGCGGCCGGTCGAAGCGCAGCTCGCCGTAGCGGGGAGTCCCAAGCGCGGGATCACCCGAGCCGACGAGCACGAGGTCGCCCTCGAGCACGCCGTCGGCCCCCGGGGCGGCGGTCGCGAGCAGCGGTGTCTCGTAGCGGAAGTCAGTGCCGACCGTGGCGATCGCCCCGGCGGCGACGACGAGCTTTTGGAGCGACGCCGGCAGCAGCTGCTCCTCCGCGCGGTGGCTGAACACCGCGGTGCCGTCCGCCGACAGCACCGCCACCCCGACCGTCCGCCCCTGCAGGCTCGGGTCGGCGACGAGTGCGGCGAGCCGCTCGGCGAGCGGCGCGTTGCTCGTCGTGGGTGGGGCCTCGTCCGCCGGTGGCGCCGGGGGCGGCAGCTCGTCGTCAGGCGGTGCCGCACCCTCCGAGGCATCCTCGAGCGTGAGCGTGAGCCCGCCGGCCGCCGCAGGCTCGTCGTCCGATCCCGCGGGAAACGGGCGCTGCTGCATCAGCTGGAAGAGGCCGGCCCCGAGCAGGAGCACGGCCGCGAGGAGGAGCCCGACGCGGGACGGCATGCCAGCCTGAGTGTAGTCAGCAGCCGCCGCGCATCGCCGCCGGGCTGCCTGCTCAGTGACGGGCGAACGTGGCCACGGTCTCGATCGCGGCGGTCTGGGCGAACTGGTCGACGGGGACGGCGCGGGCGAGGCGGTAGCCGGCGGCGACGAGCGTGCGCGCGTCGCGAGCGAGCGCGGCGGGGTCGCAGGAGACGTACACGACCGTGCGGGGACGCAGCGTGGCGATGCGACCGCACACGTCGCGGCCGGCGCCACGCCGGGGCGGGTCGAGCACCACCACGTCGAAGCCGGCGAAGCGGCGTCCCGACGTGGTCGCCCGGATCTCGGCGGTCCACCGGGTGAGCACCTCCTCGACCGGCTCGCAGACCACCGAGGCGGTCGTGGCGGCGAGGTTGGCCCGGGCGTCGGTGCAGGCCTCCTCGGAGCCCTCGACCGCGACGACCGTCGCGCCGTCGGCCGCGAGCGGTCGGCTGAAGAGCCCGACCCCGGCGTAGAGGTCGGCGACGGCGTCGCCGGGACCTACGTCGGCGCCTTCGCGCACGAGTTCCACGAGCGCCGCCGCGCCCGCGGTGTTGGACTGGAAGAAGCTGCCCGCCGAGACGCGGTAGGAGAAGCCGGCGACCCGTTCAACGACGGTCGGGTCGCCGCGGAGAGGGTGAGCACGCCCGGTCGTGTCGCGCAGGGCCACCGGCGTGTCCCCCTCGGGCAGCGGCGGCAGCGCCTGCGGTCCCGGCGTGACGACGAGGGCGGAACCCGTGCCCGCGAGGGCGGCTCGTACGCCGACCTCCTCGACGCCGTCCCAGCCGTCGCCGGCCTCGTCCCGAACGGCCTGGGCCTCGGGGTGGAGCAGGGGACAGCGGTCGACGGGCAGGACGTCGTGCGAGCCGGCGCGCCGGAACCCCAGGCGTCCGTCGGGGTCGACGGCGAAGCGCGCGTGGTTGCGGTAGCCGAAGTCGCGCACGCGGACCGTGTCGCTGACGGGCGGCTCGGCGATGCCGCCGATGCGCGCGAGCTGCTCGACGACGACGCGCCGCTTCAGCCGGGCCTGCCGGTCCGGCGCCACGTGCTGGAGCGCACAGCCTCCACAGCGGCCCTGGCCGAAGTAGGGGCAAGGAGGCGAGACCCGGTCCGGGGAGGGCTCGAGCACGGCGACGAGCCGGGCGCGGCACCACCGTGGGTGCTCCTCGACGACCTCGACGAGCACCCGCTCCCCGGGAACGGCATACCCGACGAAGCAGGCCTTGCCGCTCGGCAGGCGCCCAACGGCCTCCGCCCCGTGGGTGATCCCGTCGACGACGAGCTCGACGCGTTCGCCGCCCATGCGGGCGATGGTAGCGGGCGGGCCGCCGGCATCCCGCGAGAAAAAGTTGGAAGGCGATGCAGGAGCGGCCCTCAGCCGCGGCGAATACACCACCACACCGACAGCGCCGTCGGGACCCGGGCGCGGCGGCCCGGGACCGTCCGGCGCGCCATACCGTGCCGGTCGCGGCGGACCGGCACCACTCAGGGCCCCGGAGGGCGACCTCCGGGGCCCTGAGCTGCCCGCTCGCAGGTGAGCACGACCCACTCGCGCCCCTCCCGCAGCCGCGGGACGAGGCCGGCGTCGGTCAGCGCGTGCACCGCCTCGTGGGCACGCTCCCGGCTCACTCCCGACGCGACGAGCGTCCCCCCGGGGCCGAGGCGGGCGGCGAGGGCGCGCGCCACACGTGACAGGGTCGCGGTGTCGAGGTTGGCGAGGACGACCGCGAAGTGCCCCTCCAGCGTGTCGGCCGATCCAGCCCGCACGTCCACCGCGACGTCGTTGGCGGCGGCGTTCGCGGTGGCAGCGGCAACCGCCAGCGGGTCGACGTCGACGGCGACGACGGACGCGGCCCCGAGGCGTGCCGCCGCGATCGCGAGGACGCCGCTGCCGGTGCCCACGTCGAGCACGCGCGCCCCCTCGAGGCGCAGCGCCTGCAGGGTGGCGAGGCATCCCGCGGTCGTCTCGTGGTGCCCTGTCCCGAAGGCCTGCCCGGGCGTGACGACGATCTCGTTGCCGGCCCCCGTGGCGTGCCAGGGTGGCGTCACGACGAGGTCGCCGACGCGCACCGGGCCGAGGCGGGCCTTCCACGACTCGCCCCAGTCCTCGTCGGGGACAGGCTCCCAGCGCCCGGGGACCGGCAGGGCGGCGGGCCGGTGCTGGAGGTAGGCGCTCGCACGGCCGTCCTGTTCGACGAGCCCGAGCAGACCCGCCCCCTCGAGCGCGGCGAGGTGGACGTTCAGCTCGTCGAGCGTGCGGTCGGTGTGCAGGACCCAGGTCACCGCAGTCCCCGGTGGCTCGTGTCACGGCAGGCGGTCGAGTCGTGGCCCTTCTGTGCCGAACCGCCGGGTATGGTCACCAAGCTGGCTGGCCGGCGGGGGCTCGCCACCTGGCTGGCCAGCGGTCACCATATGCCCGCCGCGCGCTGGTAGCTGACCGGTCGCCGCCCGCGACGTCAGCGCTTCTCCTTGTGCTCGGCGACCTCGAAGGTCCAGAGCTCCGAGCCGGTCGCCGCGGGTCCCTGCGCCGCGTGCTGGGCGTGTCCCCGCGAGAACTGCTGGGACGCCGTCCATGCCTCGAACGACTCCCGGTCGTCCCAGCGCGTGTAGACGAGATACCGGTCCTGGCCTTCCACAGGCCGCAGGAGCTCGAACGCCTGGAAGCCGTCCATCGTGTCGACCTCCCCCGCACGCGCCGCGAAGCGCTGCTCGAGCGTGTCCCGCATCTCGGGGGGTACGGTCAGCGTGTTGATGGCGACGAACGACATGGGTACGCATCCTTTGCCGGGCCGGCTGGGTCGCCCGCAGCGTATCCCGTCGTCCGCGGAGGCCGGAAGGCAACCGAAGGATCCGCAACCGTGACCACCGCGCCGGAGGAGCTCCTCGCTCGCGCCACGCGCTGCGCGCTCGCCGCGCGCGGCGCCGACGGCCCGGACGTCGCCCCGATGGTGTTCTGGTGGGACGGTGCGGCGCTGTGGATGGCGGCCTCCGCCGCTCGCGTCCACGCCGCCGGCCTGCGCGGTGACCCGCGGTGCGCCGTCTACGTGCCTCCGTTGGCCGAGGGGGAGCCCGGTGCTGTCGCGCACGGCAGCGCGCGGGTGTACAGCCTCGACGACCCGGTCGGCCTCGTTCTCCACACCCCGGTGATCTCCGCGGCGATGGCTGCCCTCGCGGCCCGCAACGCCGGAAGCCTGCTCGGCTACGTGAGGGACGCCCCCCACCTGCCGCACCGCTGGTGGCCGGGGACCCGGGTGGTCCTGCGCGTGCCCGTCGAGCACCTCGCCGGCGTCGAGCCCCCCGCGGTCGCCGCCGGCGTCGCCCCCGCCCTGCCCACGGTGGTCCCCGCCGACGTACGGCGCGCCGTCGCGGGCGCGCGGCGTCTCGTGCTCGCCTACGCGGACGGCGATCTGCAGGTGACCCCGGCGGTGTGGGCGGCCGGCTACCGCCTCACGACGCCGCCGGCGCTGCGCCCCCCGCCGGGCGTGCGCGCGGCCGCCACCCTGGACGTGGCGTCCACCGCACGACCGAGGCGGGCGGTCGGGGTCACGGTGCTCGGAACCATCGCCCCCGACGGTCACCTGCGACCGGAGCGGGTGACCTCCTGGCACGGCTTCGACACCGCGACCGTCGCGGTACCGCGCCCCACGGCCGGTGGCGTCACCCTCCCCGACTGACGTGGCCGTGCCGACGTGCGTCTACCGGGTCGACGCCGACCTCGTCGAGCAGCTCGACGCCGCGCTCGGGCCGCCGCTGGACTCCTACGTGCGCGGCTGGCAGGTCTGGCTGGAGCCCAACGGGCCGGGCGGGGAGGTCCTCGAGTGGCGCCTCCACCCACCGGCCGGTTTCCTCATGCCCCGCGGCGTCAACCCCCACGACCTGTTCGACGTCGTCCTCCAGGGGTTGGCCGAGCGCGACGACGACTTCCCCGCCGGTCGGGAGCGCCGGCGCCTCACCGACGTGTGGGAGGTCCTCGAGGTGTTCCCCGCGTACGGCGACGACCTACTCCCGGCGGCGCTCGTCGACGCGGCCGCGGCGGCGCTCGGGGGGCCTCGGCCGCAGGTGGCGGGCTACGCCGACCACGCCCGCCTCGGCGACCTGTGGAAGGGAAGGCGGGGCGACTTCTCCGTCGGGAGGGCGCTCCTCGACACGCTCGACCCGGTGCCGTGATCCTCGACGTGTTCACCGGCTGCATCGGCGCGGGCCGGTTCGCCAGCGGGGACACGGTCGTCGCGGGGTGCTGGCGCTCCTCGCCCCTCGGGCGGTTCGTCGACGTGATGTGGGTCCGCCCCGACGGCGAGCGGGTGCTCCTCGCACCGTCGGCGGCGGCCGCCGAGCTCGTCGGGGGTCTCTACACCTTCGACCGGACCACCGTCGTCGCCATCTGCGGCGGGTGGGACGGCGGGGCGGTCGCGGTCGCCGCCGGGCCGGTGCGTCTGCGGCTCGTCGCCTCCGACCGGGACTGGCGCTCGTGGCTGTTCGCCGCCCGGCCACGCGCGCTGCGGCGCCGGCCGGCGTGGCTCACGCTCGAGGACCGCCTCGCCCGCCCCCTCGTCGGGCGTCTCATCGGCGGCGCCGAAGGGGTCCGCGCCGCGGGGGTGGCGCCGGGCGGGGCGCGCGAGTGGTACGGCGTGGACGACTACCGGGCGGTTGCCTGGGGGTCGTTGGAGGTCGCCGGGCGGGACGGCGGGGCGCTGCTTCCGCTGCCTGCAGACCTGGGGGTCGGGCTGTCGGCGTTCCCCACCCGGCCCGCCGTCGTCCACGTCGGGACGCTCGTCGAACGCAAAAGCGGCTAGCGTGGCGGGCGCATGGCACTCGACTCGGCGCTCATCGACGGCAAGCGGCTGCCGCTGGCCGAGGCGACCTTGCCCGTCACCGACGAAGGGGTCGCCCGCGGCGACGGCGCGTTCGAGACCGTCGGGGTGTGGGGCGGGCGGCCGTTCCGTCCCGACGCCCATCTCGCGCGCCTCGCCGCGTCGCTCGCCGCCATCGGTCTGCCTGCGGCCGACACCGCGGTGCTGCGGCGCGAGATGGGGGAGCTGCTCGAAGGCGTCGACGGCGACGCGGCCCTGCGCGTCTACGCGACCGGCTCCGGCACCCGCGTGCTGACCCTCACCGCCCAGCCGTCCCGGCTGCCGGCCCGCCACCTCGTGCCCCAGCCCGCCCCGTGGATACGTCCACTCGGCACCTACGGCCCGGCGGGCGCGAAGACCATGTCCTACATGCCGAACATGGCCGCGACGCGGGCGGCGCAGGCAGCAGGCGGCGACGACGCGCTGCTCGTGTCCCTCGAAGGTGTCGTCCTGGAAGGCCCGACGTTCTGCGTGCTGTGGGTGCGCGACGGCGTCGTCCACACACCCGCGGTCGATCTCGGCGTCGTGGACTCGGTCAGCCGCCGCGCGCTCGTCGAGCTCGCCGTGGAGGCGGGGCTCGACGCCGTCGAGGGCCGCTGGAAGCTCGATGAGCTCGCGGGCGCCAGCGAGTTCCTCGTCTGCTCGTCGGTGCGCCCGCTCATCGCCGCCCGTCTCGTCGGTGACCTCGAGCTCCCCGACGACGCGCCCGTCCGCGACCGGCTCGGCGCCGCGCTCGACGCCCGGCGCCGCGGCGGGTAGGCGACGTGGCGCCAGGGGGAACACCCGGGAGGGCGGCAGTGCGCGTCCATGACATCAGCGCGCCCCTGCGCGCCGACCTGCCCGTCTGGCCCGGTGAGCAGGGCATGCGACGCGACGTCGTCGCCGAGCAGCCCGAGGATCCCGCGACCGTCTCGAAGCTGTCGTTCGGTGCGCACACCGGCACGCACGTCGACGCTCCGGTCCACTTCCTCGCTGGTGCGGGGGGCATCGAGGCGTACGCGCCGGAGGTGTTCGTCGGTCCCTGCCACGTCGTGGACCTCCGTGCCGTCGCCGAGCGTATCCGCGCCGACGACCTCGAGGCGGCGGGGGTGCCGCCGGGCGCCGAGCGCATCCTCGCGCGAACCCGGAACTCGGGATGGAGCACGACCGAGACCGCCTTCCGTGAGGTCTACGTCGCCTACGACCTGTCGGCGGCCCAGTGGAGCCTCAGCCGGGGAGTGCGCCTCCTCGGCATCGACTACCTGTCGATCGAGGCGTTCGACGCCGAAGGGCAGGGGCACCCCGTGCACCGGGCGTTGCTCGGCAGCGGGGTGGCGATCCTCGAAGGCCTCGACCTGGCCGGCGTCGCGGCGGGCGTCTACGACCTCGTCGCCCTGCCCCTGCTCGTGCCCGGCTCGGACGGCGCACCTGCCCGCGCCATCCTCGTCGAGCGCTGATCACGCCCGCTCGGGGCCGGCAGAGCCCGCCGGGTACTCCCGCAACGGGGCGGCACCGTCGGCCCATGCGCCCAGCAGCGGGTCGACGATCTCCCAGGAGGCCTCGACCTCGTCGTCGCGTATCGACAGGGTCGGGTCGCCGTGGAGTGCGGCGAGCAGCACGCGCGCGTAGGCGCCGAGCGGCCCCGTCGCGAGGTCGCGGTCGAGCTCGATGCGCTCGAGCTCGTAACGTTCGCCGGGCGCGTTCACGTTGACGGCGAGCGCGAGCCGCTCGGGCTCGAGCTCGAGGCGCAGCACGTTGGGAAGGTCGGGGGCGGCGGTGAAGGTTCCGTGCGGAACCGGCCGGAACGTGACGAGGACCTCCTTGCGGTCCCGGGCCAGGGCCTTGCCGGTGCGCAGGACGATCGGCACCTCCGACCATCGCCAGTTGTCGATCCGCAACTCGATCTCGGCGAACGTCTCGGTAGCCCTCGCCGCGTCGACCCTGCTGTCCTCCGTGTAGCCGGGGACCGCCCGGCCGCCGACGGTTCCGGCGGTGTACCGGCCGCGCACCGCGCGCTCGGCGGCTGTGCGGTCCGGCGGGCGGACGTCGCGCAGCAGCTGGACTTTGCGGTCCCGGAGCTCGCGGGGGGCGAGCGACGCGGGCGGCTCCATGCCGACGAGGCACAGGAGCTGGAGGAGGTGGTTCTGGATCACGTCGCGGACCGCTCCCACGTCGTCGTAGAAGGCACGACCCTCCACCGTCAGCGTCTCGTCCCACACGATCTCCACCCGCTTGACGTGATGGCAGTTCCACAGCGGTTCGAGCAGACGGTTGCCGAAGCGCAGCCCGAGCACGTTCTGGACCGTCTGCATGCCGAGGAAGTGGTCGATGCGGAAGACCCGGCTCTCGGGGATCCGGCGGTGGATCTCCTCGTTCAGCGTGCGCGCGGAGTCCCGGTCGTGACCGAAGGGCTTCTCGACGACGAGCTGGGACCCGTCGGGAAACCCCGCCTCGGCGAGCGCCGCAGCAGCCGCGCCGAAGACGTGGGGCGGCAGGGCGAGATACGCCAGGAACGGTCCGCGCTCGGGTTCGGTCGCCCGCGAGACGTCACCGGCCTCGGTCGCGTCCGCGCGGACGTAGCGAAGTCGGCGGAGCAGCCGTTCGGTCGCGTGCGGGTCCGCGTCGGGGACGTGGCGGTCGAGCGCGTCGGCGATCGTGCCGCGGTACTCGTCGTCGGTGAGGTCGTCGCGGCCCGCCCCCGTGACGGAGAGCTCCTCGGGGACCGCGCGCGCCGCGTGGAGATCGACGAGCGCCGGCGCGAGGTAGCGGCGCATGAGGTCGCCGAGCGCTCCGAAGACGATGACCCGGGTGATCATGCGTGGGCCCGCCGGCGCCGCTCTGCCCGAGCGAGGTTGAAGCCGCTGGCGATGACGCCGATGTGGCTGAACCCCTGCGGGAAGTTGCCGAGGAAGCGTCCCGTCGCGGGGTCGACCTGCTCGGGGAGCAGGCCGAGGGGGCTTGCCCGGGCGCAGAGGGCGGCGTAGAGGTCATGTGCCTCGTCGAGGCGTCCCTGATGCGCGAGGTTGTCGACGAGCCAGAACGAGCAGAGCAGGAACGCGCCCTCCTCGCCCTCCAGCCCGTCGGGCGAGACGTCGGCGCGGTAGCGGTAGAGCAGACCCTCGCCGGCGCCGAGCTCGCGGGCCACGGCCTCGCAGGTCCGCACCATCTTCGGGTGACTGGCGGGGACAACCCTGCGCAGCGGCAGCGACAGGAGGCTCGCGTCGAGGCCCCCGCCGCCTATGTGCTCCGTCAGCGACTGGCGCTCCTCGTCCCACGCGCGCTCGAGGATGGTCTCGCGGATCCGATCGGCGGTCTCGCGCCAGCCCGGGATGTCCCCGTC
This window of the Egibacteraceae bacterium genome carries:
- a CDS encoding cyclase family protein — protein: MRVHDISAPLRADLPVWPGEQGMRRDVVAEQPEDPATVSKLSFGAHTGTHVDAPVHFLAGAGGIEAYAPEVFVGPCHVVDLRAVAERIRADDLEAAGVPPGAERILARTRNSGWSTTETAFREVYVAYDLSAAQWSLSRGVRLLGIDYLSIEAFDAEGQGHPVHRALLGSGVAILEGLDLAGVAAGVYDLVALPLLVPGSDGAPARAILVER
- a CDS encoding glucose-6-phosphate dehydrogenase, whose product is MITRVIVFGALGDLMRRYLAPALVDLHAARAVPEELSVTGAGRDDLTDDEYRGTIADALDRHVPDADPHATERLLRRLRYVRADATEAGDVSRATEPERGPFLAYLALPPHVFGAAAAALAEAGFPDGSQLVVEKPFGHDRDSARTLNEEIHRRIPESRVFRIDHFLGMQTVQNVLGLRFGNRLLEPLWNCHHVKRVEIVWDETLTVEGRAFYDDVGAVRDVIQNHLLQLLCLVGMEPPASLAPRELRDRKVQLLRDVRPPDRTAAERAVRGRYTAGTVGGRAVPGYTEDSRVDAARATETFAEIELRIDNWRWSEVPIVLRTGKALARDRKEVLVTFRPVPHGTFTAAPDLPNVLRLELEPERLALAVNVNAPGERYELERIELDRDLATGPLGAYARVLLAALHGDPTLSIRDDEVEASWEIVDPLLGAWADGAAPLREYPAGSAGPERA